In Georgenia soli, a genomic segment contains:
- a CDS encoding glycoside hydrolase family 65 protein, translating to MLRRDMAVLPEHIYPRDPWRLVERAYDERFADRAETIFSLGNGYLGVRGIQDEGRPSLGPGTFINGFYETWPMVQPEPVYGLPSVGQTMVNVPDAAPLALYVDDEPFLLSAARIRDYSRVLDMRTGTLVRELVWSTPSGKHVHLRSQRLISWEHRHLLALRYEITLLNHPAPVVVSSLLLNHQDRPQPAPAHGRGLLDPRLGKVFTHRVLNLERHREEGARLLLSYRTSRSRLSLGVGVDHVIDLPYEYRLSSAVEADRSEVVVEADARPGVPLRITKFAAYHTAAESPSEELIERCARTLDHAKRDGFEALLATQQAQVDRFWERADVQVEARRDSGQLQQALRWNLFQVGQATWRAEGTGVPAKGLTGQAYDGHYFWDTEIYLLPFLCYTQPRIVRNLLRFRYAQLPQARARARVLDLEGATYPWRTINGEEASSYYQAATAQFHINGDIAYAIRRYVDVRGDVGFLAEAGAEMLVETARSWADLGFLGEDGRFHIHGVTGPDEYTTVVNDNTYTNLVAQLNMQYAASVVESLRKDRPQDYVTLVDRTHLRESEVETWRSAADAMAVPYDVERGVHPQDDVFLSRQRWDLASTPAENFPLLLHYHPLVIYRYQIIKQADVVLAMFLLGDQFTAEQRKRNYDYYEPLTTGDSSLSASVHAIMAAETGEEEAALDYFRYALMIDLADVAGDVSDGVHIACAASTWMTLAYGFAGMQDFHGKLSFDPRLPTGWTRLSLPLRFHDRQLRVDLTHEGETYSLVEGEPVELTIRGRRHVLAPGCPVVIPTTAHRVGTAAS from the coding sequence ATGCTCCGGCGGGACATGGCCGTGCTTCCCGAGCACATCTACCCACGCGACCCGTGGCGACTGGTCGAGCGGGCCTACGACGAACGCTTCGCCGACCGTGCCGAGACGATCTTCTCCCTCGGGAACGGCTACCTCGGGGTCAGGGGCATCCAGGACGAGGGGCGCCCCAGCCTGGGTCCGGGCACCTTCATCAACGGCTTCTACGAGACGTGGCCGATGGTCCAGCCCGAGCCCGTCTACGGACTTCCGAGCGTCGGGCAGACCATGGTGAACGTTCCTGATGCCGCGCCGCTCGCTCTCTACGTCGACGACGAGCCCTTCCTGCTCTCGGCGGCGCGGATCCGCGACTACAGCAGGGTGCTCGACATGCGCACCGGCACGTTGGTCAGGGAGTTGGTGTGGTCCACGCCGAGCGGGAAGCATGTCCACCTGCGGTCCCAGCGCCTGATCTCCTGGGAGCACCGCCACCTGCTCGCGCTCCGCTACGAGATCACGCTGCTGAATCACCCGGCGCCCGTGGTCGTGAGCTCCCTGCTGCTCAACCACCAGGACCGGCCCCAGCCCGCACCCGCTCACGGTCGCGGCCTGCTGGACCCGCGCCTGGGCAAGGTGTTCACCCACCGGGTGCTGAACCTGGAGCGGCACCGGGAGGAGGGAGCACGGCTGCTGCTGAGCTACCGCACCTCCCGGAGCAGGTTGTCGCTGGGTGTGGGCGTCGACCACGTCATCGACCTCCCGTACGAGTACCGGCTCAGCTCCGCCGTCGAGGCCGACCGCAGCGAGGTGGTGGTCGAGGCCGACGCCCGCCCCGGGGTACCCCTCCGGATCACGAAGTTCGCTGCCTATCACACCGCCGCCGAGTCACCTTCGGAGGAGCTGATCGAAAGGTGTGCACGGACGCTGGACCACGCGAAGCGCGACGGTTTCGAGGCCCTGCTCGCCACCCAGCAGGCGCAGGTGGACCGGTTCTGGGAGCGAGCAGATGTCCAGGTCGAGGCACGGCGGGACAGCGGGCAGCTGCAGCAGGCCCTGCGGTGGAACCTGTTCCAGGTCGGTCAGGCCACGTGGCGGGCGGAGGGCACCGGCGTGCCGGCGAAAGGGCTCACCGGCCAGGCGTACGACGGTCACTACTTCTGGGACACGGAGATCTACCTGCTCCCGTTCCTGTGCTACACCCAGCCCCGCATCGTGCGGAACCTGCTCCGGTTCCGGTACGCGCAGCTGCCGCAGGCCCGGGCACGGGCGCGCGTGCTGGACCTGGAGGGAGCCACGTACCCGTGGCGGACCATCAACGGCGAGGAAGCCTCGTCCTACTACCAGGCGGCGACGGCACAGTTCCACATCAACGGAGACATCGCCTACGCGATCCGTCGCTACGTCGACGTGCGCGGCGACGTCGGCTTCCTGGCCGAGGCGGGGGCGGAGATGCTCGTCGAGACGGCGCGGTCGTGGGCGGACCTGGGCTTCCTCGGCGAGGACGGCCGGTTCCACATCCACGGCGTGACGGGACCTGACGAGTACACCACGGTCGTCAACGACAACACCTACACGAACCTGGTCGCCCAGCTGAACATGCAGTACGCCGCCTCGGTCGTCGAGTCGCTCCGGAAGGACCGGCCCCAGGACTACGTCACCCTCGTGGACAGGACGCACCTGCGCGAGAGCGAGGTCGAGACCTGGAGGAGCGCGGCGGACGCGATGGCGGTCCCCTACGACGTCGAGCGCGGCGTCCACCCGCAGGACGACGTGTTCCTGAGCCGGCAGCGTTGGGACCTGGCGAGCACGCCCGCGGAGAACTTCCCGCTGCTGCTGCACTACCACCCGTTGGTGATCTACCGGTACCAGATCATCAAGCAGGCCGACGTCGTCCTGGCCATGTTCCTGCTCGGGGACCAGTTCACCGCGGAGCAGCGGAAGCGCAACTACGACTACTACGAACCTCTCACCACCGGGGACTCGTCGCTGTCCGCCAGCGTGCACGCGATCATGGCCGCGGAGACCGGGGAGGAGGAGGCGGCGCTGGACTACTTCCGCTACGCGCTGATGATCGACCTCGCGGACGTCGCCGGCGACGTCTCCGACGGCGTGCACATCGCCTGCGCAGCCTCCACCTGGATGACTCTCGCGTACGGCTTCGCCGGCATGCAGGACTTCCACGGGAAGCTGAGCTTCGACCCGCGGCTGCCGACCGGGTGGACGCGGCTCTCGCTGCCGCTGCGTTTCCACGACCGGCAGCTCAGGGTCGATCTCACGCACGAGGGGGAGACCTACAGCCTCGTCGAGGGCGAACCGGTCGAGCTGACGATTCGTGGCCGGAGGCATGTCCTCGCCCCAGGTTGCCCGGTGGTCATCCCCACCACGGCCCACCGGGTCGGCACCGCCGCGAGCTGA
- a CDS encoding MBL fold metallo-hydrolase, whose protein sequence is MVARIDNLVTSGTFSLDGGTWDVDNNVWIVGDDAEVIVIDPAHDAKAVADAVAGRTVKAVLLTHGHDDHIRAVAEFRDLVGAPVHLNPEDRMLWDAVYPDGAPDHEISDGDRFEVAGTTLVAIHTPGHSPGSTSFYAEDLGVVFTGDTLFNGGPGATGRSYSDYPTIVRSIRDRLLTLPEETVVKTGHGDDTSVAAEKPSLPEWEAKV, encoded by the coding sequence ATGGTCGCCCGCATCGACAACCTCGTGACGTCCGGGACGTTCTCGCTCGACGGCGGAACCTGGGACGTGGACAACAACGTGTGGATCGTCGGTGACGACGCCGAGGTGATCGTCATCGACCCGGCCCACGACGCCAAGGCGGTCGCCGACGCCGTCGCCGGCCGCACCGTCAAGGCCGTCCTGCTCACCCACGGCCACGACGACCACATCCGCGCGGTCGCGGAGTTCCGGGACCTCGTCGGGGCCCCGGTGCATCTCAACCCCGAGGACCGCATGCTGTGGGACGCGGTCTACCCCGACGGCGCCCCGGACCACGAGATCTCCGACGGCGACCGCTTCGAGGTGGCCGGCACGACGCTCGTCGCGATCCACACCCCCGGCCACTCCCCCGGCTCGACGAGCTTCTACGCGGAGGACCTCGGCGTGGTGTTCACGGGGGACACGCTGTTCAACGGCGGCCCCGGCGCGACCGGCCGGTCCTACTCGGACTACCCGACGATCGTGAGGTCCATCCGCGACCGGCTGCTCACCCTCCCCGAGGAGACCGTGGTCAAGACCGGGCACGGGGACGACACGTCCGTCGCGGCCGAGAAGCCGTCGCTTCCCGAGTGGGAGGCGAAGGTCTAG
- a CDS encoding cation-translocating P-type ATPase, which produces MDGPDSTRTAPSAGLAEGLIDETAGITRAHVDPEAALHRLLRDLRSSRQGLSDREAARRLAVVGPNTLQRRGGRLWPRQLLDQLVHPLAVVLWGAAVLAWVSGTGALAAAIVAVVAVNALFAFAQERHAERAVEALSGYLPAQATAVREGERRHVEARALVPGDVIVVAEGDAVSADVRIMSGSVEMDLSALTGESRQVLRSPVGGEHGPLLEAQDLLFSGTTCTGGEATAVVFATGMSTELGRIAALSQRVRHDPSPLELQVKRVARVIAVVAVVMGAAFIPLGTLLAGLPVPDTLNFAIGLLVANVPEGLLPTITLALAVGVRALARGGAVVKRLSAVETLGSTSVICTDKTGTLTLNRMRVVRCWTGPGEWTDGAGTEGDRTDAGQVVRRLARAAATCSNATLGGDGREEAGDPTEIALLRAAARVGVPVGGGHDSRLLQLHFDPALRRMSTVDRAPAGLYVATKGAPEEVVPRCARIATGASDERELDPATRSQLTELVSRWAGEGLRLLAVADRTISEAPGPAVETLDRDAVEHDLTLLGIVAMEDPPRPEVADAVARCHSAGIRLVVVTGDHGMTARSIAGRVGIGGPAMPVVSGRELDAMTERELDDLLAGENEIVFARTSPEAKLRITDALQDLGHVVAMTGDGVNDAPALRRSDIGVAMGRSGTDVAREAATMVLTDDNFATIVAAVAAGRRVYDNVRKFIVYIFAHATPEVIPFLLYALSGGRIPLPLTVMQILAIDLGTETLPALALGREPAEPGIMARPPRRRAQNVIDGAMLARAWALLGGVSAVLVTGLFLATLAVGGWTPSPDDAAADHVWREATTMTFLGIVACQIGTAMAARSQRASLRQIGLLSNPLLLWGILFEIVFAAALVWVEPLQLVFGTAPPPTVLLAALLPLPLLVWGADEAWRWRLRRSDGQPPA; this is translated from the coding sequence ATGGACGGACCAGACAGCACACGTACCGCGCCGTCGGCCGGGCTCGCTGAGGGCCTCATCGACGAGACCGCGGGAATCACCCGGGCGCACGTCGACCCTGAGGCGGCTCTCCACCGCCTACTGCGGGACCTGCGGAGCAGCCGCCAGGGGCTGTCGGACCGTGAGGCCGCCCGCCGGCTCGCCGTCGTCGGGCCCAACACCCTGCAGCGGCGCGGCGGGCGGCTGTGGCCCCGGCAGCTGCTCGACCAGCTGGTCCACCCTCTGGCCGTGGTGCTGTGGGGCGCCGCGGTGCTGGCGTGGGTGAGTGGGACGGGCGCGCTGGCCGCGGCCATCGTCGCCGTCGTCGCTGTCAACGCCTTGTTCGCGTTCGCGCAGGAGCGCCACGCGGAGAGGGCCGTCGAGGCGCTCTCCGGCTACCTCCCCGCTCAGGCCACGGCCGTCCGGGAGGGAGAGCGCCGGCACGTCGAGGCCCGTGCCCTCGTTCCTGGTGACGTCATCGTCGTCGCGGAGGGCGACGCCGTGTCCGCCGACGTGCGCATCATGTCGGGATCGGTCGAGATGGACCTCTCCGCCCTCACCGGGGAGTCGCGGCAGGTGCTGCGGTCCCCCGTCGGGGGTGAGCACGGGCCGCTGCTCGAGGCGCAGGACCTGCTGTTCAGCGGCACGACCTGCACCGGAGGGGAGGCGACCGCCGTCGTCTTCGCCACCGGGATGAGCACCGAGCTGGGACGGATCGCCGCGCTGTCCCAGCGGGTGCGGCACGACCCGAGCCCCCTGGAGCTGCAGGTCAAGCGCGTGGCACGGGTCATCGCGGTCGTCGCCGTGGTCATGGGCGCCGCCTTCATCCCCCTCGGCACGCTCCTCGCGGGCCTGCCCGTGCCGGACACCCTCAACTTCGCCATCGGGCTGCTGGTGGCGAACGTCCCGGAGGGACTCCTGCCGACCATCACGCTCGCCCTCGCGGTGGGCGTACGCGCGCTCGCCCGCGGCGGCGCGGTCGTCAAACGGCTCTCGGCTGTGGAGACCCTCGGTTCCACGAGCGTCATCTGCACCGACAAGACGGGCACGCTCACCCTCAACCGGATGCGGGTGGTGCGGTGCTGGACCGGTCCCGGGGAGTGGACCGACGGGGCCGGCACGGAGGGCGACAGGACCGACGCCGGGCAGGTCGTCCGCCGGCTCGCGCGCGCCGCTGCGACGTGCAGCAACGCGACCCTCGGCGGGGACGGCCGCGAGGAGGCGGGCGACCCCACCGAGATCGCCCTGCTGCGCGCCGCCGCCCGGGTCGGCGTACCTGTCGGCGGCGGGCACGACAGCAGGCTCCTCCAGCTCCACTTCGACCCGGCCCTCCGGCGGATGTCCACGGTCGACCGGGCGCCGGCGGGTCTCTACGTCGCCACCAAGGGCGCACCCGAGGAGGTGGTCCCGCGCTGTGCACGGATCGCCACCGGGGCGTCCGACGAGCGGGAGCTGGACCCGGCCACGCGCAGCCAGCTGACCGAGCTCGTGAGCCGGTGGGCCGGCGAGGGCCTCCGACTCCTCGCGGTGGCGGACAGGACGATCAGCGAGGCCCCGGGCCCCGCCGTCGAGACGCTCGACCGGGACGCGGTCGAGCATGACCTGACCCTCCTCGGCATCGTGGCCATGGAGGACCCGCCGCGGCCCGAGGTCGCCGACGCCGTGGCCCGCTGTCACAGCGCGGGGATCCGCCTCGTCGTCGTCACCGGCGACCACGGCATGACCGCCCGCAGCATCGCCGGCCGCGTGGGGATCGGCGGGCCGGCCATGCCCGTGGTCAGCGGCAGGGAGCTCGACGCCATGACCGAGCGTGAGCTGGACGACCTCCTCGCGGGCGAGAACGAGATCGTCTTCGCGCGCACCTCCCCCGAGGCCAAGCTCCGCATCACCGACGCCCTGCAGGACCTCGGCCACGTCGTGGCCATGACCGGGGACGGCGTGAACGACGCACCGGCGCTGCGACGCTCGGACATCGGCGTGGCGATGGGGAGGTCCGGCACGGACGTCGCCCGGGAAGCAGCGACGATGGTGCTCACGGACGACAACTTCGCGACCATCGTGGCGGCCGTGGCGGCTGGGCGCCGCGTCTACGACAACGTCCGGAAGTTCATCGTCTACATCTTCGCCCACGCCACCCCGGAGGTGATCCCGTTCCTCCTCTACGCCCTCTCCGGAGGCCGGATCCCCCTGCCGCTGACCGTGATGCAGATCCTCGCCATCGACCTGGGCACCGAGACCCTCCCCGCCCTCGCCCTCGGACGCGAGCCGGCCGAGCCCGGCATCATGGCCAGGCCGCCGCGGCGCCGGGCCCAGAACGTCATCGACGGCGCGATGCTGGCACGGGCCTGGGCCCTCCTCGGGGGCGTCTCGGCGGTGCTCGTCACCGGGCTGTTCCTCGCGACGCTCGCCGTCGGTGGTTGGACGCCGTCCCCCGACGACGCAGCAGCGGACCACGTGTGGCGAGAGGCCACGACGATGACCTTCCTCGGGATCGTCGCGTGCCAGATCGGCACGGCGATGGCGGCACGCAGCCAGCGTGCGTCGCTTCGCCAGATCGGCCTTCTCTCGAACCCGTTGCTTCTCTGGGGCATCCTCTTCGAGATCGTCTTCGCGGCGGCGCTCGTGTGGGTCGAGCCGCTGCAGCTCGTCTTCGGCACGGCCCCGCCGCCCACAGTGCTCCTGGCCGCGCTGCTCCCGCTGCCCCTGCTC